Proteins found in one Carassius auratus strain Wakin chromosome 12, ASM336829v1, whole genome shotgun sequence genomic segment:
- the LOC113111398 gene encoding protein TBATA gives MSRSRCFSVSPGASVWLCSESPGNNSKHQRNTVNREIMETSDEQVYEAEQTQSVCQEKALCETPSTSRTSTRGSLRFGSLSHHSFFSRHNPHPHRVRHMQGLNGKPVCTVNDDWYGFTPLCPHPLIKSQVSGSRSSAFVTPEMGSDRSGPRAALISESWREELKDLATKVSLSAAAETQLDKREKLTDEEVPRRKTQYSAQSGRIIPASSWGGKKRSSRTSHKRVQRWQTQTLEGVELKVLELLCQILQTDSLSTVQHWLLLASDREKELVQGLLQQAMADSSSLTQQTSGSELLPLTSEDLPDHVFLSSSVSRSKSISHPEETLQDNPERIGEAEVLTLYPENT, from the exons ATGAGTAGGTCGAGGTGTTTCAGTGTCTCTCCTGGAGCTTCAGTCTGGCTTTGTTCAGAGTCTCCAGGCAACAACAGCAAACACCAGAGGAACACAGTGAACCGAG AGATTATGGAGACTTCGGATGAGCAGGTGTATGAAGCTGAGCAGACACAGTCTGTGTGTCAGGAGAAAGCTCTGTGTGAGACGCCGAGCACGAGCAGGACTTCCACTAGAGGCAGCCTTCGCTTCGGGAGCCTCAGCCATCATTCCTTCTTCTCCAGACACAATCCTCATCCTCACAGAGTCAGACACATGCAGG GGTTGAATGGGAAGCCGGTTTGTACGGTGAATGATGATTGGTACGGCTTCACTCCTCTCTGTCCTCATCCTCTCATTAAAAGTCAAGTGTCTGGGAGCCGTTCGTCTGCGTTTGTCACACCTGAGATGGGCTCGGATCGCTCTGGACCACGAGCAG CACTGATTTCTGAAAGCTGGCGTGAGGAACTGAAGGATTTGGCCACTAAAGTCAGTCTTTCAGCGGCGGCTGAGACCCAGCTGGACAAGAGAGAG AAACTGACGGATGAGGAAGTTCCTCGCAGGAAGACGCAGTATTCGGCGCAGTCCGGCCGGATCATCCCTGCCTCGTCCTGGGGAGGGAAGAAGCGCAGCAGCAGGACTTCACACAAACGAGTCCAGCGATGGCAGACACAAACCCTGGAGGGAGTCGAGCTCAAG gtgctgGAGCTTTTGTGTCAGATCCTGCAGACTGATTCTCTCTCGACGGTTCAGCACTGGCTTCTGTTGGCGAGTGACAGAG AGAAAGAGCTGGTTCAGGGGTTACTCCAGCAGGCCATGGCCGACTCCAGCTCTCTGACCCAGCAGACGTCTGGATCTGAACTTCTGCCTTTGACGTCTGAAGATCTGCCTGATCACGTGTTCCTCAGCTCATCTGTCAGCCGAAGCAAGAGCAT TTCACATCCCGAAGAGACATTACAGGACAATCCAG AGCGGATCGGAGAGGCAGAAGTTCTCACGCTGTACCCAGAAAACACATAA